Proteins encoded together in one Oncorhynchus masou masou isolate Uvic2021 unplaced genomic scaffold, UVic_Omas_1.1 unplaced_scaffold_14___fragment_4___debris, whole genome shotgun sequence window:
- the LOC135538867 gene encoding katanin p80 WD40 repeat-containing subunit B1-like: MKDLSIVVDILNIVNLKPSLWKLDLCTSILPQIEELLQSKYESYVQTGCTSLKLILKRFWPLISDTLTAPPSVGVDITREERHQKCKACYKQLKNLSNVVKNKADQVGRHGSAFKELQLLMAPLDY, translated from the exons ATGAAGGATCTCTCTATCGTTGTGGACATCCTCAACATCGTTAACCTCAAACC GTCTCTATGGAAACTGGACCTGTGTACCTCTATCCTGCCCCAGATTGAAGAGCTGCTGCAAAGCAAGTatgagag TTACGTGCAGACGGGTTGCACCTCTCTGAAGCTGATCCTGAAGCGTTTCTGGCCTCTCATCTCAGACACGCTGACAGCGCCCCCCTCTGTTGGAGTGGATATAACACGGGAGGAACG CCACCAGAAGTGCAAGGCATGCTACAAGCAGCTGAAAAACCTCAGCAACGTGGTGAAGAACAAGGCCGACCAGGTGGGACGCCACGGCAGCGCCTTCAAAGAGCTGCAGCTGCTCATGGCCCCACTGGACTACTGA
- the LOC135538866 gene encoding kinesin-like protein KIFC3 isoform X3, translated as MFGTRKTWDLGHAPCLQELWKKDVSLDASSVDFLMSDGEEDCSFLSLPAAAFPQHTALTTTDQLETSQHNHDQQLLIQTLQEKVCEFQARLRREEASRCLQLQRLQQSHAQSPQEKTNVIHTLQEELHTALPNGVRAVQRLGEPQEHQQHSNRLIQEGEQLIAALRTQVGELEEKLLDQNQEVERLRSELGATDLEKHLELLVVENERLKQELKACKTSLLQEPPPPACTTTDCPHSQDAEALREAVPRWESQARPRQKRLAELEQQVLEKASRVETLSRQLEESKRHAGEMQRQLEESKCQQGEVEQQLSVRLRDCEEELARQATRPHQVKYVTEIVEVESSESKQAVAEAQAKSVALQEQLSLQRQLLRELETQLHDSQRTSTQLRAQILVYEGEMERAQGQLEAEMQNLEEEKNRVIEEAFIRAESEMKAVHENLAGVRMNLLTLQPALRTLTCDYNCLKRQVQDFPFMLEKAITEAKQEICQVIGEVSSANQELLRKYKREMNLRKKCHNELVRIKGNIRVFCRVRPVCRGEHDSAENMVSFDPDDDALLYLSNKVKLMTFELDKVFHPQATQEEVFQEVQSLVTSCIDGFNVCIFAYGQTGSGKTYTMEGVAKDPGINQRALRLLFSEVTEKAPDWDFKITVSMVEIYNETLRNLLGDIQGEKLDIKMNPDGSGQLYVPGLTEFTVQSPEDINKVFELGHMNRATACTNLNEHSSRSHALLIITVAGVNSSTGHRTQGKLNLVDLAGSERIAKSGAEGSRLREAQCINKSLSALGDVINALRSRHSHVPFRNSRLTYLLSDSLSGDSKTLMMVQVSPLVSNMSESVCSLKFAQRVRTIELGNATRRQWENSSTSSSPTHDSVELDSPPVTPVPLPISRASSAGSTLSASSKTPTTRRRSQSQLSTDRLLGRAIPLVGDGGQDD; from the exons ATGTTCGGAACAAGAAAGACCTGGGACCTTGGCCACGCCCCCTGTCTGCAGGAGCTCTGGAAGAAAGACGTCTCATTGGATG CGAGCTCTGTGGACTTTTTGATGAGTGATGGTGAGGAGGACTGCTCCTTCCTGTCTCTACCCGCAGCCGCTTTCCCACAACACACCGctctgaccactactgaccaatTAGAAACCAGCCAGCACAACCACGACCAACAGCTACTCATACAG ACACTGCAGGAGAAAGTGTGCGAGTTCCAGGCGCGTCTGCGACGCGAGGAAGCTTCCCGGTGTCTGCAGCTGCAGAGACTGCAGCAGAGTCACGCACAGAGTCCGCAGGAGAAGACTAACGTCATACACACTCTACAAGAGGAGCTGCACACAGCCCTGCCCAACG gtgttCGAGCAGTGCAGAGGCTGGGTGAGCCACAGGAGCATCAGCAGCACAGCAACCGTCTCATTCAGGAAGGAGAGCAGCTCATCGCAGCGCTGCGCACACAGGTGGGGGAGCTGGAGGAGAAGCTACTAGACCAGAACCAGGAGGTGGAGAGACTGCGCTCGGAGCTG GGGGCGACCGACCTGGAGAAGCACCTGGAGCTGCTGGTGGTCGAGAACGAGCGGCTGAAGCAGGAGCTGAAGGCATGCAAGACCTCACTGCTCCAGGAGCCTCCTCCACCGGCCTGCACGACCACTGACTGCCCCCACAGCCAG GATGCGGAGGCCCTGCGTGAAGCGGTGCCTCGCTGGGAGAGCCAGGCCAGACCGAGGCAGAAGAGGCTGGCTGAATTGGAGCAGCAGGTCCTGGAGAAGGCCAGCAGGGTGGAGACGCTCAGCCGACAGCTGGAGGAGTCCAAGCGCCACGCGGGGGAGATGCAGAGGCAACTGGAGGAGTCTAAGTGTcagcagggggaggtggagcAGCAGCTGAGTGTGCGGCTCAGAGATTGTGAGGAGGAGCTGGCCAGACAGGCCACCCGGCCCCATCAGGTCAAG TATGTGACTGAGATAGTGGAGGTGGAGTCGTCAGAGTCTAAGCAGGCCGTAGCCGAGGCCCAGGCCAAGAGTGTCGCCCTGCAGGAGCAGCTATCACTGCAGAGACAGCTGCTCCGTGAGCTGGAGACACAGTTGCACGATTCCCAGAGGACCAGCACCCAGCTCCGAGCTCAG ATCCTGGTGTACGAGGGGGAGATGGAGCGGGCCCAGGGCCAGTTAGAGGCTGAAATGCAGaacctggaggaggagaagaaccgGGTGATAGAGGAGGCCTTCATCAGGGCTGAAAGCGAGATGAAGGCGGTGCATGAGAACCTGGCAG GGGTGCGTATGAACCTGTTGACCCTGCAGCCAGCCCTGCGTACTCTCACCTGTGACTACAACTGTCTGAAGAGACAGGTTCAGGACTTCCCCTTCATGCTGGAGAAAGCCATCACCGAGGCCAAGCAGGAGATCTGCCAGGTGATAGGCGAGGTGAGCAGTGCCAACCAAGAGCTGCTGAGGAAGTAcaagagagagatgaacctgaGGAAGAAGTGTCACAACGAGTTGGTGCGCATCAAAG GTAACATCAGGGTGTTTTGTCGGGTGCGGCCAGTGTGCCGGGGGGAGCATGATTCTGCCGAAAACATGGTCAGCTTTGACCCAGACGACGATGCCCTTCTCTATCTTTCCAACAAGGTCAAACTGATGACCTTTGAACTGGACAAGGTGTTCCACCCTCAGGCCACACAGGAAGAG GTGTTCCAGGAGGTCCAGTCCCTGGTGACGTCCTGTATTGATGGCTTTAACGTGTGCATCTTTGCTTACGGACAGACGGGCTCAGGAAAGACCTACACCATGGAG GGTGTGGCCAAGGACCCGGGCATTAACCAAAGGGCTCTCAGACTGCTGTTCTCTGAGGTGACTGAGAAAGCGCCCGACTGGGACTTCAAGATCACTGTTAGCATGGTGGAGATCTACAATGAGACCCTACg GAACCTTTTGGGGGACATCCAGGGTGAGAAGCTGGACATCAAGATGAACCCGGACGGTAGCGGTCAGCTCTATGTGCCAGGCCTCACGGAGTTCACTGTCCAGAGCCCTGAGGACATCAACAAG GTGTTTGAGCTGGGTCACATGAACAGGGCCACAGCCTGCACCAATCTGAATGAACACAGCTCCCGCTCTCACGCCCTCCTCATCATCACCGTAGCAGGCGTCAACTCCTCCACCGGGCACCGCACGCAAG GTAAGCTGAACCTGGTTGACCTGGCTGGCTCAGAGCGGATTGCTAAATCTGGGGCAGAGGGCAGCCGTCTGCGAGAGGCGCAGTGCATCAACAAGTCCCTGTCGGCCCTTGGTGATGTCATCAATGCGCTACGGAGCCGACACTCCCACGTGCCCTTCAGGAACTCCCGGCTCACCTACCTGTTGTCTGACTCACTGAGCGGGGACAGCAAGACCCTGATGATGGTGCag GTGTCTCCCCTGGTCAGTAACATGAGTGAGTCGGTGTGCTCTCTGAAGTTTGCCCAGCGGGTACGGACCATCGAGCTGGGCAATGCCACCAGGAGACAGTGGGAGaattcctccacctcctcctcgcCCACCCACGACAGCGTGGag CTGGACTCTCCCCCGGTGACTCCCGTGCCCCTCCCCATCTCTCGGGCCAGCAGTGCCGGCTccaccctctctgcctcctccaaaACCCCCACCACACGACGGAGGTCTCAGTCCCAGCTCTCTACAG ACAGGCTGTTAGGCAGAGCCATCCCATTGGTGGGGGACGGTGGGCAG GACGACTGA
- the LOC135538866 gene encoding kinesin-like protein KIFC3 isoform X4, with translation MSDGEEDCSFLSLPAAAFPQHTALTTTDQLETSQHNHDQQLLIQTLQEKVCEFQARLRREEASRCLQLQRLQQSHAQSPQEKTNVIHTLQEELHTALPNGVRAVQRLGEPQEHQQHSNRLIQEGEQLIAALRTQVGELEEKLLDQNQEVERLRSELGATDLEKHLELLVVENERLKQELKACKTSLLQEPPPPACTTTDCPHSQDAEALREAVPRWESQARPRQKRLAELEQQVLEKASRVETLSRQLEESKRHAGEMQRQLEESKCQQGEVEQQLSVRLRDCEEELARQATRPHQVKYVTEIVEVESSESKQAVAEAQAKSVALQEQLSLQRQLLRELETQLHDSQRTSTQLRAQILVYEGEMERAQGQLEAEMQNLEEEKNRVIEEAFIRAESEMKAVHENLAGVRMNLLTLQPALRTLTCDYNCLKRQVQDFPFMLEKAITEAKQEICQVIGEVSSANQELLRKYKREMNLRKKCHNELVRIKGNIRVFCRVRPVCRGEHDSAENMVSFDPDDDALLYLSNKVKLMTFELDKVFHPQATQEEVFQEVQSLVTSCIDGFNVCIFAYGQTGSGKTYTMEGVAKDPGINQRALRLLFSEVTEKAPDWDFKITVSMVEIYNETLRNLLGDIQGEKLDIKMNPDGSGQLYVPGLTEFTVQSPEDINKVFELGHMNRATACTNLNEHSSRSHALLIITVAGVNSSTGHRTQGKLNLVDLAGSERIAKSGAEGSRLREAQCINKSLSALGDVINALRSRHSHVPFRNSRLTYLLSDSLSGDSKTLMMVQVSPLVSNMSESVCSLKFAQRVRTIELGNATRRQWENSSTSSSPTHDSVELDSPPVTPVPLPISRASSAGSTLSASSKTPTTRRRSQSQLSTDRLLGRAIPLVGDGGQDD, from the exons ATGAGTGATGGTGAGGAGGACTGCTCCTTCCTGTCTCTACCCGCAGCCGCTTTCCCACAACACACCGctctgaccactactgaccaatTAGAAACCAGCCAGCACAACCACGACCAACAGCTACTCATACAG ACACTGCAGGAGAAAGTGTGCGAGTTCCAGGCGCGTCTGCGACGCGAGGAAGCTTCCCGGTGTCTGCAGCTGCAGAGACTGCAGCAGAGTCACGCACAGAGTCCGCAGGAGAAGACTAACGTCATACACACTCTACAAGAGGAGCTGCACACAGCCCTGCCCAACG gtgttCGAGCAGTGCAGAGGCTGGGTGAGCCACAGGAGCATCAGCAGCACAGCAACCGTCTCATTCAGGAAGGAGAGCAGCTCATCGCAGCGCTGCGCACACAGGTGGGGGAGCTGGAGGAGAAGCTACTAGACCAGAACCAGGAGGTGGAGAGACTGCGCTCGGAGCTG GGGGCGACCGACCTGGAGAAGCACCTGGAGCTGCTGGTGGTCGAGAACGAGCGGCTGAAGCAGGAGCTGAAGGCATGCAAGACCTCACTGCTCCAGGAGCCTCCTCCACCGGCCTGCACGACCACTGACTGCCCCCACAGCCAG GATGCGGAGGCCCTGCGTGAAGCGGTGCCTCGCTGGGAGAGCCAGGCCAGACCGAGGCAGAAGAGGCTGGCTGAATTGGAGCAGCAGGTCCTGGAGAAGGCCAGCAGGGTGGAGACGCTCAGCCGACAGCTGGAGGAGTCCAAGCGCCACGCGGGGGAGATGCAGAGGCAACTGGAGGAGTCTAAGTGTcagcagggggaggtggagcAGCAGCTGAGTGTGCGGCTCAGAGATTGTGAGGAGGAGCTGGCCAGACAGGCCACCCGGCCCCATCAGGTCAAG TATGTGACTGAGATAGTGGAGGTGGAGTCGTCAGAGTCTAAGCAGGCCGTAGCCGAGGCCCAGGCCAAGAGTGTCGCCCTGCAGGAGCAGCTATCACTGCAGAGACAGCTGCTCCGTGAGCTGGAGACACAGTTGCACGATTCCCAGAGGACCAGCACCCAGCTCCGAGCTCAG ATCCTGGTGTACGAGGGGGAGATGGAGCGGGCCCAGGGCCAGTTAGAGGCTGAAATGCAGaacctggaggaggagaagaaccgGGTGATAGAGGAGGCCTTCATCAGGGCTGAAAGCGAGATGAAGGCGGTGCATGAGAACCTGGCAG GGGTGCGTATGAACCTGTTGACCCTGCAGCCAGCCCTGCGTACTCTCACCTGTGACTACAACTGTCTGAAGAGACAGGTTCAGGACTTCCCCTTCATGCTGGAGAAAGCCATCACCGAGGCCAAGCAGGAGATCTGCCAGGTGATAGGCGAGGTGAGCAGTGCCAACCAAGAGCTGCTGAGGAAGTAcaagagagagatgaacctgaGGAAGAAGTGTCACAACGAGTTGGTGCGCATCAAAG GTAACATCAGGGTGTTTTGTCGGGTGCGGCCAGTGTGCCGGGGGGAGCATGATTCTGCCGAAAACATGGTCAGCTTTGACCCAGACGACGATGCCCTTCTCTATCTTTCCAACAAGGTCAAACTGATGACCTTTGAACTGGACAAGGTGTTCCACCCTCAGGCCACACAGGAAGAG GTGTTCCAGGAGGTCCAGTCCCTGGTGACGTCCTGTATTGATGGCTTTAACGTGTGCATCTTTGCTTACGGACAGACGGGCTCAGGAAAGACCTACACCATGGAG GGTGTGGCCAAGGACCCGGGCATTAACCAAAGGGCTCTCAGACTGCTGTTCTCTGAGGTGACTGAGAAAGCGCCCGACTGGGACTTCAAGATCACTGTTAGCATGGTGGAGATCTACAATGAGACCCTACg GAACCTTTTGGGGGACATCCAGGGTGAGAAGCTGGACATCAAGATGAACCCGGACGGTAGCGGTCAGCTCTATGTGCCAGGCCTCACGGAGTTCACTGTCCAGAGCCCTGAGGACATCAACAAG GTGTTTGAGCTGGGTCACATGAACAGGGCCACAGCCTGCACCAATCTGAATGAACACAGCTCCCGCTCTCACGCCCTCCTCATCATCACCGTAGCAGGCGTCAACTCCTCCACCGGGCACCGCACGCAAG GTAAGCTGAACCTGGTTGACCTGGCTGGCTCAGAGCGGATTGCTAAATCTGGGGCAGAGGGCAGCCGTCTGCGAGAGGCGCAGTGCATCAACAAGTCCCTGTCGGCCCTTGGTGATGTCATCAATGCGCTACGGAGCCGACACTCCCACGTGCCCTTCAGGAACTCCCGGCTCACCTACCTGTTGTCTGACTCACTGAGCGGGGACAGCAAGACCCTGATGATGGTGCag GTGTCTCCCCTGGTCAGTAACATGAGTGAGTCGGTGTGCTCTCTGAAGTTTGCCCAGCGGGTACGGACCATCGAGCTGGGCAATGCCACCAGGAGACAGTGGGAGaattcctccacctcctcctcgcCCACCCACGACAGCGTGGag CTGGACTCTCCCCCGGTGACTCCCGTGCCCCTCCCCATCTCTCGGGCCAGCAGTGCCGGCTccaccctctctgcctcctccaaaACCCCCACCACACGACGGAGGTCTCAGTCCCAGCTCTCTACAG ACAGGCTGTTAGGCAGAGCCATCCCATTGGTGGGGGACGGTGGGCAG GACGACTGA